The Jaculus jaculus isolate mJacJac1 chromosome 3, mJacJac1.mat.Y.cur, whole genome shotgun sequence genome includes the window CATCCTTGAAGATACGGTATGCTGCTCCTCATCTTTATCCTTCCTGGCAGTCAGGAAATTGGCTTGCAAAAAGCATCGTAGAGAAAAAGTTGAGAGCTCTATGAGTAGCTGGTGGAGCAAATGGGTAGTCTATGTTACCAGGAGCAGTCAAGTTGTTCATGTTAGAAGGAACCCTGGGAGTCAGCCTTAAACCTCTTCTCCCTCTTATTCACAAAGTCCTCAAAATTCTTCACTCATTTCATATTTGACCATGTTTAAATTTCCTCTGGATATGGCATCTGTCAGTCTTGTGCTACGATTGTACTAACATAGGTACATTCCACATCACAAATGCTCTGGCCTTTTTCACAATCCAAAACTTATTCATAAACTTGCAAATGCAAACTCCTGTTTATATCTTCCAATAGCTGGAGTTCTAAAATCTTTTAATAGTGccttaatgattttatttatcttcCTGTTTCCTCTTTTATACTCACTCCTTTAACATTGGATTCACTCTAGATGCTCACATCTATGACTACCAAGTTGCCTCAAGTCTAGGAACCACTGCACATACTGGTTTTGACACTCTCCTCCTGCTTTGGGGTGGTTTCTGATCATACTTGAAGTCCAGGGTTGTCACTTCTTCCAAACAgtttttttcatctatttatttatttatttatttcagagagagaggatggacttgccagggcctccaggcactgcacacgaactccagatgcatacacccccttgtgcatctggcatacataggacctggagagtcaaacctggatcttttggctttgcaggcaaatgccttaccactaagcaatctcttcagcccccaaacaaGTCTTTCTCAAACACTGTGTCCTTTCTAAGGTGTTAATATGCCACTGTAATTTGTTTCAGAAGTATGCTATTCTTTCCCTTTATTTGGCTTAGAATGTGAAGGAATCTTGTAGTGTTTTGTATTGTTATCACAGAATACTGAGACTTAGTTATAGACAGCAGAACTTTATTTTGTATTATCTCCTGGTAAATGGTGAATGGACTAGAGCACACTTACATTAGGAAGGAAGGAGATAGAGGAATAAATTCATCCTAGTGACAGGAGTGCACTAAGGAGGGATGACCAGTCTGTCTCAATCCCCCAGATAATGGTATTAATCCATTCATAAGGCAGATCTCTTGTGGCTGAATTActtctttttatatgttttttaaaatatttttatttatatatttgagagagaaataggcaggtagagagaaagagggaatgagtgcactaaggccaccagccactgcaaaggaactccagatgcgtgtctggcttaacatgggtcctgggaaatcaaacatgggtactttgactttgcaggcaagtgccttaattgctaagccatctctccagtccccctaatTACTTCTTAAATGTCTCAGTTCTCAACCTTGTTGCTTTGAGAGTTATGTTTCTTAAAACATTtactttgagccaggcgtggtggtgcatgccttcatcccagcacttaggaggcagaggtaggaggactgcaatgagttccaggccaccctgagactacatagtgaattccaggtcagcctggactagagtgggatccttcctcaaaaaaccaaaaaaagaaagaaaagaaaaaaacattaaggAACATATTTACTCCTTAGCAGTCAGTTACTTGATATCTAGACTGTAATATCTCTGGGAACTGGGGTCAATTACCTTTCCAGGACTGACAGATAGGCACAACATATATAGCTACCAGTTATGGAGCAGAGTTTAAGGAAATAGTGATTGGTTACAGTTCATGAAGATACCATGTAAATATCAATGCCAGTTTTTAAAGAAGATAGGAGAAATTCTAGAATTGAGATGCTTTTGTTGGGCCTAGAAGACTGCATGGGATTATATGATGAGAAGAGAAAGGGCAAAGGAGCAAAGTGAACAGAGGTGTGAAATAAGAAATGTGCATTGCAGCTATAGGGGAGGGTCTGCATGCAGAGACCAAACTGGATAGTCAACATTGTCGGGGACAGTAAGTAGTGATGATAGATTGGAAAGAGGGTCTGAACTCCATGCGGTTCTCTGTTGTGAATAACAAACCACAGAAAATGACTTGTAGTTCTCGGTAGGGATCGATAGGCTCACTGTGGTGTTGCTCATGTGGTGGGCCTCTCACATGTCCCACTTAAGTCCTCTCAAAACCTCCACTGAACAATGTGCTGGGTACATGGCTGTCAGTTGGGCTCTTAGCAGAGGATGTCTGAACACAGGAACACACGGTAGCTGGGTTTAAAGGGAGAGTGTCTTAAGAGGGAGCCTTTTTCAGGCATTACCTTTTCCAGGCTCACATGGGAAGCTAGAGTGTCACTGTTGAGATGAAGTCCATCATGGCTCCTGAGTGGGTAATCACATTCTCCATCTGTAAGCCAGGAATGCAAGGCCACACGTGCCGTGCTTGCTTGGCTGTTTCTTAGGGGTAAGTGAACAAGCAATAGTGAGAAATGAGGTACCATCTACTCCCAGCTAACTTGCAGGTGTGCTTACTGCGAAAATAGATTTCCCAAGCTGTGTTCTTTCAGTGCATTTAAGAAGTCTGTCAGTATATTGTATCAGCCCAGTAGGTCAGATGAGAAGAGCTCCTTGATTATTTCAGTAATTGATGAAAACACTAAGACTCAGCATCTAGTTCTGGTTTTAAAATAGTGTTAGTAAAAGACAGGAAGATGTGACTCAAAATGAGGACAATTCTATCCACTCACAGATGGAAAAATGACATAGATGTTAGATCTGGCCATGCTCTGGCTCTGTTTGCAAGGCCCCTGTTAACCTGTGATACACTGCTATGGGAAGAGTTGTCCACAAGGAGGTTGCTGGGAACATTTTCCAGTGTGAAGCCCAGGCATCTTGAAGTTACAGTGAGCCagccacctgcctcagcctcccaagtattgggctTGCaggaatgtgtcaccacaccccacTATCGCAAATCAGCAAGATCAAATCGGTGACATGGGTGAGAAGCATGTCTTCTGAAAATGCTCTGGAGCTCAGAAGGGGTGTTGGCAGTATCCACTTGACAGTGCTGATCGTGGGGGAAGTGGGAGAAAGTGTTCTGAGGGAAGAGAAGATTTGGAGGGGTTCTGATTTCTGATGGAGGAGGGGGGGGATTTGAGGAGATCTGAGGGTGGAGAGGTGACCTATGACTAGCACAATGCAGGATGGAAAGAAGTCCTGCATTCTGGAGTCTGCTTGAAGAACAACGGTCAGCATTTGCTGCGAGGGCCACCTGTGTACAAACAGTATCACTTCCTCTTTGTAGCTGGAAGAAGAATTGGTATTGAATTGTTCAGTATCAGTCAGTGATACATAAAGCCTAAACATATGACCTTTGGGTGTGTCCTTACTCCTTCCCCAGATGTAAACCTGAAGTTTTGTGGGAATATCACAAACAAGACTTAAATAAACTTTTGTTTCCAGCAGAGGCATGATAGGTTGTGAGCAAACTTTGTGACCACTGGTTTGACCTTACCAGCTGTAAGGCTGTCCAGTGCACCTCCATGTGATCTCGTTTCAGTTTCTTTGCAGTCCTTTGAGCCGTGACATCATAAGTCACCAAAATTCATAAAGGTGTATAAACTCATTTTCTTAAATGCTTCTTTCTATTTACCAACTGTTTAGATGTGTTAAAATGTCATAATTCCAACTCTTCAAAAAAGTTACATAGATATTCTAATTAAACAGGAGCATTGGAATTGTACGCTGTATGTTCATAAAGCTTAATAGGGGCATGAAATATTTGTGCTTGTGAGcgggtgggtgcacatgcatgtggaggccaggggacaccTGTAGGTTCtcaggtctgctgctgctgcttctccctttctccttcctcctcttccttctcctcctttatcattattattattatcatcattaaaaTAGGGGCTCCCATTAGCCTGGAGCCTGGGATTCCAAGCCTGCACCACTACACCTAATTTAGAAAAtcatagtgtttgtttgtttgattgattgattgattgattgtttttcaaggtaagatcttgctctagcccaggctgacctgaaattcgctatgtagtttcatgctggccttgaactcaaagtgatcctcctaccttgatctcctgagtgttaggcttaaaggcatgtactaccatgctcaGCAGGAACTCATAGTTTATGACACTCATACCAAACTGGATGTAGGAAAAGTATGGTGTCCACATGCATTTTTAATGACTTAGAGTCctaatgaatttttaaagacagttaaatgaatgaatgtagtTAAATATTGTTAACATGTCCATTCCAGAATAATCTGGTTTTATGCAATTCAAAGGGTAATCCAAAGTTGTTTTGAGAATTGACTAAAAAACCCTATCTTCATCTCATGGATAAAAAGGCATTTAAGTATGGAAGGTGAGAGAGGAATCATTGACTTATTATGTGCTATAGTAAGTTGGCTGTGACTTAAGCATGGCAACAGATCTCTGAGAATGCTATGTGATAAAGGTGCATTTGCTGCTGAGTGACAAAAGGATTTTTCAATATGTTGTGGCAACTGACTTATTcctggaagaagaaaaaattaaagccTTTCTTCTGCCCAGACCCCAGggtgttaaatatttaaatttttatgtgaaGGGGGAAATAAAACAGTACCAGAGGGAAATGATACAGGATATAGCAGATAACATGTTGACAGCTGACTTAAATTCTAAGCATATTCGGAAAAAGAAAGCCCAATGGAATCATTGTCCTAACATCCTGGAATAGTTTCTCTATGGCACTGCTTCTCGTATCAAAGACATACTTACCTAAACTAcgataaaatataatataaagggAGGTTAGATACAAGTTCTCATTTTTAATATTAGAGTCAGCAGCTTTGGTTACTCTGTCAAGTTATAAAAGTTTTCGAGGCTTTTAATGACTGTTAGTGAGTGAGCAAGTCTTTTAGAAATTTGTCTTGAAAGAAAACTAAGTTAATATATACAGATACTTGGCACAATATTCTTTTAATGGGAGAAGCATAAAAGCAACTTGAAGTAGTAGAGTAGTTAAGTGTTTTCATAAAAAGCTATGTTTTGCAACCGATTAAGTAACATTATCAATGACTGAGGAAGTGCTGAGAATAATCCTAACACTAGATGAGTGATAGGGTACATACCCAGATGTGAAAGTCAGGTTTGTGGTTAAAGTAAGAGGAAAGACACCATTGCATGTTGATTCTAAATCCTGAGCTGTGTCTATTCTCTGATACTGTGcagtaatgaaataaaaaaaaaacaagcgcTACAGGCATATGTCTGAATGAAGCTTTTAaagggtttctttttctctcttttcagttCTACTTGAGATTTCAAGGATTTTGAATACTGGTTTAGATATGGAAACCCTGTCTATTTGTGTACGGCTTTGTGAACAAGGAATTAACCCGGAAGCTCTATCATCAGTCATTAAGGAACTTCGCAAGGCTACTGAAGCACTGAAGGTTAGGTTCATCTATGAGTGTGTTATAAATAGAAACGCTGTGTCTAGAAATGGCCACTGAAGGTAGGTGAAAGAAGCTAGCAGAGCAGGTTGAGTTAGAGAAGCATAGCAGATTAAGTCAGTCTCATGCCCTCTGAGGAAGTAAAACCCTGGTACCAAACAGGGAAGTTTGGAAGAGAACTACTAAACTTTGATTTTTCCCAGAACTGATTCTTTGAAATGTTTAGTGGCAATGAGGTAACTGGAAAGATCTCTAGGATGTTATTTGCTACCCTTTCAGATAGAAAGGTCTGCTTTTATATGATAGGAACAATAAGGTATTGCTTGTTTTATTGTCCATATATTGTAGAACCTTTACAATCAACATAAAAAGGGGATGGAACAAAGCAAATAGCACTAAGGTATTTTAgactaaaacaaaaaatgtatgagtgtgtgttttatgtatttgtgaggagagagaaagtctggatgtgccagggcttcctgcctcagcaagcaaactccaggcgtgtgtgctactttgtgcacctgtctgTACGTGCACAGTGGGTGACCAAACCCAGGCCAGCGGATGTTTCACAtgagcacctttacctgctgagccatctctgtgtgtgtgattTTAAGACTTCTCCAAATTATGTATTACTTAAATTATGTTTTGATTCTCTTGTGTGGTAAATCCAGAGGAGAGAAAGGCCAATTCAGAATATGTCTGTGAATTGATTATACTAAGAAAAAAGAAGTAGTTCTATTAGCtgcaaaaaaaaatgggggaggggattaGTAGCATTTCAGATTCCCTTGTTTATAATTTTACCAGTATTTTGCAGAATTTTTGTTGAACTTTGTACTGTCTTAGGCTATATTCAAAGGAAATTTTAATTGGGAAGTACAACTAAATAAGTCTTTACAGAAATATacatgttgtagtcagctctacATTGCTGACATGAATTTCCAAACCAggaagtttatgggaggaacaggatttatttcagtcttacagatccaggggaagttccataatggaggaAGAGACTGGCCCCCTTTCATAGACACAAGGGGAGAGAAACCATTACCAGCCAGCACACACTGAAAGCAGTCACAGAAGAACAGCAGAcaacagggacccaggcagaactccagACTGCTCTGCGTGCCTTTGGGCTACAAGTCAGATCTGTCCGCCCGgaagctagaaatccaagttaacACCTGAGTCTAGTGGGGGACATACATACATTCAACCTACCACAACATATCAAATCGTTTATGTATGAGTGACCTGCAGTCTGGGAGTTTCTGGTGAAATGAGATTAGCCAGACATCTGCTATTCCTCTTTGCTCTTACTCTCCTCCTTGTGGCATAAAAGGGCTTTCTcattcctgttttttgtttgtttgtttgtttgtttgtttttttgcaaatatatgtgtgtgtgggtgtgctaggatctcttgccactgcaaataacacctgtgcagctttatgtgggcttGATAAAAGTAACTCAATTACGTCACACAAGTAGTTGTTAAACAAAATATAGTATTGACAAATTCATCTTCACAGTGTGTCTTTCTTTGTatggttttatttaaaataatgaatcttAGTTTCTTGTTCTAGGCTGCTGAAAACATGACAAGCTAACTTCCTGGAGAAGTGCTGATGAGGTGCCAAGCTTTGCAAGAAGCTGAAGATTGCATTGTTGTCATGAATGTGCAGTGAAATGACTGCACACAACAGTACAGAAAATGGTTCCTTCTTAGAAGAGCTACGAAACCATAGCTTCAGAAATTGGTGGAGAGTGGTTTACAGAGGGAACTAGCAGATGAGATGTATTTACATCTGACTGTTTTAATGGTCTCAGCGCTCTGGCACTGCTAGCTTCTTATTTATAAATGTGTTCCTTATTTATAGTGCCTATAGCTTTACTTTTCTAAGCATGCTGGCTGTCTGCTGTGCCTGGTTGAAGTTAGTGGAACCCATCAGCAGTGATGTCTAGTTGTTATGATTAGTTGGCATTTCTATTAGAAACTTTAATTTTGAGTTGTTTATGCATAATAACTGCATTTATGTTGCATTGGTCTGAGAGCTGACAGCATTTCAGCCACCATTTGCAAATTTTCGATTTAGAGTCCTCGTCTTTCACAGTCTTGGTTTTTAAAATAGGAACATTAGAAAACATTtcttctaatctgttcagttttttaaatttttgagccaGATCATTTGTTTATTGACTCAAAAATGACTTTCTAGAAGCTTGgattgtagggctggggagatggttcactggataaagcacttgcttcacAAGTGTGAGAATTTTTGGAATCCATAGATCACGTGTAAAGCTGTTTACATCCAATCAAAATATTAGTTGAGACCATTTTTATAAGAGTATAtaaagtgccaggcgtggtggcgcacacctttaatcccagcactcgggaggcagaggtaggaggatcactgtgagttcgaggccaccctgagaatacatagtgaattccaggtcagcctgagctagagtgagaccctacctcaaaaaaacaaaaggaaaaaaaaaagagtatataaaGTGAAAAGGCCAACATGCAaaattcttttttacttttatgtaatAAAAGTAAACCTAGTAGATCTTGAATGATCACTTAATCACTGCATTGTTAATGTGTTTCAACAGATACATAATGTTTTCTGAAGAAGTAAGGATTTCCACTCATTAAACAAAAACTAGTGAGATGTATATCAAGAAGTTTAAGTATGGTTTTTCAAAACTAATTTTGCATGTCATTCTTTTTAACCCTTAAAAGTTTAAGTCATCAAAGTGAtggcttgaaaataaattctagaaaaTTTATGAGGATTGGTTCTGCTCTATTACAGAATCTCAGTGGAGTCTTATTTCCTTTTTGTAATGCTAATATGGATTTAATCtgattttattggtttttaaacttttaacttGTGTTGACATCACTTTAAAATGACAGTATAAGAAACATGTACTCCTCTGTAGTATTTTCTATTAGACAAGCTAAAGTGGTTTTAATAACATTTAGTAGTAGTAAGTAGCCATCTTCTCTCCTTTTCAGCAGATCTCAGCTCTTGATCAGGCacagtggtgtatgcctgtaatctgaGTTACTTAGAAGGTTAAGGCAAAAGAATCACAAGTCTGAGGACAGTTTGGAGTACAGAAATAATACAGGgaggccctgcttcaaaagaccaaacaaaaaaaccatggcTTTTggccattttgattttttaaatgcctgTCATATTTACCAATTCATCTGAAATGTCTGTTATTGGCAGAACAAGTTAGGAAACAGGGATGTAAGGGATCGGAAGTAATTACTGCACATAAGGTGTGGTGAAGACTAGAGTCCTTGCTTCAGACCTCCCTTTACTCTGATGTA containing:
- the Mzt1 gene encoding mitotic-spindle organizing protein 1 — protein: MASGGGGGGGGGGAATAAANLNAVRETMDVLLEISRILNTGLDMETLSICVRLCEQGINPEALSSVIKELRKATEALKAAENMTS